The nucleotide window GCACACAGCATAAATGGTATGGCGATTTTTTTAGCACGATCCAAACGTAATAACTATTGCAGTTTATAAATTTGTACATTAGCTGAATACAAATAACGATTGTCAGATTGGGATAAACTTTCCTTCCTGAAGTCTAGGTTTTATCATGAATATCTGATGAAACTAATTATACGTGATAATCTAACTAATCGTTAAATATTTATATAAATATTAACTTATGACTAATTATTATTAGCTTTTCAGATAACAACTTGTTTTTACATTTATATAATTAAGACTGATTTTAAAATTGAGAAATTTTTAAATTTTTTCGTGTTTTTTGTTTCATTTGCTTCCTAGAATCCTCAGATTTGAGATTATTTTTTAATAAGGTATCGCCATTATCAAAAAAATCAACTTTAAATTACACGAAAAAAGGCTCTTCGCTATTTCGAGTGGGTAACTTACAATGATTTCCTAAATGTCGAAGTAGTATATCCAAAATTAAAAATATTTCTGGTTGAAAATACATTTAAGCTTGATATTCTCTTATAGCTTAGCTACATTATAATTCAGCAATTAGTTTCAACCCACACAAAATAGCGAAAAACCCGAAAAAAGATAAATTTTCCCATTTTGTCATATAATGCCTCCTCATTAGTCATCGGTTAAGGAATTTTCTTGCCTGAAAACTATCGATTTTGCACTTAATCCTGATCAAACTTTAACCTTCTTCTATGAGATCGATGCCCTGTTCCATTTCAAAATCGGTTAAAATTTATACTGTTGCGGAAATGGAGGCAGTTTGCCACGAGTCCTCACTTAACCGAAGATATAGAAATCATTTCATGAAACTCTACAATATAACCCAAATTTGACAGAATTCATTAATTGACAAAGTATTTTTCTACAAAAAACGTATACTATTGACGCAGAATTTTTCGGAAAATGAAAATAGCAAAAAATCGAGAACAATGTATAGAAACATTAAATGTAGGGCAAAAACAGGAGCATGAAGCTCCTTTTTTCATTTTAATTTTTATTTTTCTGTCAAATTAGGGATATAAGAGTTCTATAAAGCCAAAAGTTTTGTAGTAAGCTATTGAAAACCGTAAAACGAACGCTGGCTTTTTACTCTATTAAAATAAGGAAAAAGGGTTGTTTTGTCAGATTTGATAAATAATTTCCCCCACTGCCCATTCACTTTGATTTCTTTTATCGTTTTTCAATTAAGGATTTAATCGTTTTAGATTATATATTCAGTTTTTAGACTGCTGTCACTTTCATATAATTTGTTTTTGTTGTCGTACTGCTGCCTGCAGCATTTGTTGCCGTCAACGTGACAGTATAGTTTCCAGCTTTGGAATACTTATGCTTTGGATTCTGGAGTGTGGACGATGCACCGTCTCCAAAGTTCCATTTCCATTTACTTGGTGAACCTGTACTAGTGTCAGTAAAAGCAACCGTCAACGGGGACTTTCCTGAAGTAACACTGCTCGTGAAGTTTGCAACAGGTTTTGCTGTCACTTTTATATAATCGGTTTTTGTTACCGTGTTGCTGCCTACGGCGTTCTTTACTGTCAACTTAACAGTGTATGTTCCTGCTTTACTGTACTTATGAGTCGGATGCTCGACAAATGACTTCGATCCGTCTCCAAACTCCCAGATCCATGCAGCAGGTGTTCCTGTGCTTGTATCAGTAAATTTAACGTTCAATGGTGCTTTTCCTGAAGTAACACTGCTGGTAAAGTTTGAAACAGGCTTTGCTGTCACTTTTATATATTCCGTTTTTGTTACCTTGTTACTGCCTGCAGCATTCTTTACTGTTAAGTTAACAGTATATGTTCCTGCTTTACTGTACTTATGAGTTGGATTCTCGACAAATGACTTTGATCCGTCTCCAAACTCCCAGATCCAGCCAGAAGCCATACCTGTGCTTGTGTCAGTAAATTTAACGTTTAATGGCGCTTTTCCTGACGTAACACTGCTGGTGAAGTTTGCATCAGGTTTTGATATAACTTTTATATAATCGGTTTCTGTTATCGTATTACTACCCTTAGCATTGGCAACGGTGAGTGTTACCGTATACTTTCCTGCTTTGGAATACTTATGCTTTGGATTCTGGATTGTGGAAGACGCTCCGTCTCCAAAACTCCATTTCCATTTAGTAGGCATGTTACTACTCTTGTCGGTAAAAGCAACTGTTAATGGTGTTTTTCCTGAAGCAGAAGATGCTGAAAAAGCAGCTACTGGCTTTCCGGGAGATGAAACAGTGACTTTAATGTATCCGGTTTTTACTTCAGAATCGCTTCCATCAGCGTTGGAAACAGTAAGGTTGACAGTGTACGTGCCTGCCGTACCGTAAGTATACGAAGGACTCTGTTCGGTGCTATCTATAATGCCATCATTATCAAAGTCCCATGAATACGATGAGATATTGCCAGTTGACTGGTCTGTAAACTTGACAGTAAGAGGAGCAGTACCGTTCGTCACATCAGCTAGAAATGCAGAAATTGGCGGTTCAGAAGGTGTTGAGTTTTCAGAAACAGTGATATAGTCAGTCTTTACAGTGCTGTTGATGCCAATGGCATTTGTGACTGTAAGGTTAACAGTGTAGTTGCCTGCGTCAATATAGGTATATACAGGGTTCTGTTCGGTGCTATCTATAATGCCATCGTTATTAAAGTCCCATGAATAAGAAGAGACATTACCAGTTGAAGTATCAGTGAAGTTGACAGTAAGAGGAGCGTCTCCAGAAGTCGGTGTTGCTGTAAAATCGGCAATTGGAGAGGAAGTACTCGGTAGTGCTTCAATTATTATATCATTTCCGTCAACTGTGATTTTACCCATAAGGGGTGCAGTGTCACTTCCGGAACCAATTGCATAAGGAGTATCACCTATTCCGTTATTATCAGCATCTGCACCTGTGTAGTCGTTATAGTAGTTGCCTAGAGAGGAGGTGTAGGACTCGTTTTTGTAGCTGTACTTTACAGCGTTACTGATATACTGGACGGAGCCGGCCGGCGAACCGTCATTGATGTTGACGGTGTTGTTAATGAAGTTGTTGAGGTAGATCTTGTTGCCGGCACCAGGTATTCCATTTCCCTCCGTTCCGACATTTATTCCTTCAGAATTTGAATCAAAAGTATTTTCAGTAATGATATTGTTTTTACTGTTTTTACTATCGCCAGATATTAGTATAGCTCCAAGGGTACAGTTTGAAAAAACATTGTCTTTTAATGTTAAGTAATTGTTGCATTCACCTATCCAACATGTAGGAATTGAAGAAGTATTCGCAAAGGTGTTACCTGTAATATTACCACTAACGCGCATCATATTCCAACCGACCTTATCCATCCGGTTTCCGATAAAGGTCAGCCTCTCAGCGGAAATACTGTTTTGTACATCATAGGCATATGGAGATATGAAAACATTATTCGAAACTTCAACATTCTTCAGGTTACCTAGCGATACACTACTCATGACACAATTTTCAATTACAACATTGCTGTCACCGTAATCCGACCCGTAGATAGAAAAACCATTAGAGAAGCTAATATTTTCAACCCGAATGTCGGAAGCACTTTCATAATCGCCGTAATTAATAGATGTGGTTTTTCCAAGTACAGTTACCTTATCTGCTCCTGAGCCTATTAGTGATACAGGTTTATCATTTATAGCCCAATTTCGGGTCATCTGATAAGTTCCAGGGTTGAAGTAGATGACATCTCCAGCCTGTGCTTCATTAAGGAGGATGGAGCGGACGTCATCACTAGGGTTGACCTCAATAGTTTGTGCCGATGCAGAGCCAACAAAGGCAAACAGCAGGATAAGGAATATACTTAAAACAAGGCCATGTTTGGCAATATCTTGTACTCTGTTTTGTGCCTTATTTTGGGCCCTATTTTTTGTCATACTTTTTATAATTGTTGTCATATTTTGTTACTCCATAATTTTTCATGTTGTCAAATAAGAAGGTAGGGATATGTTTGCTGTCTCCAGATTTTTAGGTTCAATCTATTAAGTTGGTGAATCTCCAGACATTTACATGGCAGATGAATTAGCTATAGAAACAGGTCTATCCGTATCCAGTGTTGTTAATAAGTACTCCAGCAATTACAGACAGCTACGACCTAATTTATGACAATAACACCT belongs to Methanosarcina barkeri 3 and includes:
- a CDS encoding PKD domain-containing protein, which gives rise to MTTIIKSMTKNRAQNKAQNRVQDIAKHGLVLSIFLILLFAFVGSASAQTIEVNPSDDVRSILLNEAQAGDVIYFNPGTYQMTRNWAINDKPVSLIGSGADKVTVLGKTTSINYGDYESASDIRVENISFSNGFSIYGSDYGDSNVVIENCVMSSVSLGNLKNVEVSNNVFISPYAYDVQNSISAERLTFIGNRMDKVGWNMMRVSGNITGNTFANTSSIPTCWIGECNNYLTLKDNVFSNCTLGAILISGDSKNSKNNIITENTFDSNSEGINVGTEGNGIPGAGNKIYLNNFINNTVNINDGSPAGSVQYISNAVKYSYKNESYTSSLGNYYNDYTGADADNNGIGDTPYAIGSGSDTAPLMGKITVDGNDIIIEALPSTSSPIADFTATPTSGDAPLTVNFTDTSTGNVSSYSWDFNNDGIIDSTEQNPVYTYIDAGNYTVNLTVTNAIGINSTVKTDYITVSENSTPSEPPISAFLADVTNGTAPLTVKFTDQSTGNISSYSWDFDNDGIIDSTEQSPSYTYGTAGTYTVNLTVSNADGSDSEVKTGYIKVTVSSPGKPVAAFSASSASGKTPLTVAFTDKSSNMPTKWKWSFGDGASSTIQNPKHKYSKAGKYTVTLTVANAKGSNTITETDYIKVISKPDANFTSSVTSGKAPLNVKFTDTSTGMASGWIWEFGDGSKSFVENPTHKYSKAGTYTVNLTVKNAAGSNKVTKTEYIKVTAKPVSNFTSSVTSGKAPLNVKFTDTSTGTPAAWIWEFGDGSKSFVEHPTHKYSKAGTYTVKLTVKNAVGSNTVTKTDYIKVTAKPVANFTSSVTSGKSPLTVAFTDTSTGSPSKWKWNFGDGASSTLQNPKHKYSKAGNYTVTLTATNAAGSSTTTKTNYMKVTAV